The Pseudomonas sp. B21-023 genomic interval AGCACCTCGCCGAACGCTGCGCCCAGCACCTGCGCGACGCGGGGCTGGTGGTCGCACTCAGTTGCATGGAGGTGGTGCGCCCATCCCAACTGCGAGACGCCGCCAGCCTGCTGCTGATCGCCAGCACCTTCGGCGACGGCGATGCGCCGGACAGCGGCGCCACGTTCTGGCGAGCCCTGCAGGACGAAGAAGGCGCCAACTGTGCCACGCTGCCCTACGCCGTGCTGGCCCTGGGGGATTCGAGCTACGACCAGTTCTGCGGCTTCGGTCGCAAGCTCGACCAACGCCTGGCCGAGCTGGGGGCCCGGCGTCTGCTGGCCAGGGTCGACTGCGAGCCGGATTGCGAAGCGGCCTTCGGCGCCTGGCTCGATGCCCTGCTGCCCAAGCTTGGCAGTATCCCGACGGCTACCACCACCGCATCGGCCACCGCCCGCGGCAAACACCAGCCCTGGCCTGCCACCTTACGGGAGAACCGCCTCCTCAGCGGCCCGGATTCAACCAAGGAGACTCGCCAACTGGTCTTCGACCTGTCCGGCAGCGACCTGCGCTATCAACCCGGCGATGCCCTGGGCGTATGGCCGCGCAATTGCCCGGGCCTGGTCGACGAGCTGCTGATGCTGATGCAGCTGGACGGCCAGGCCGAGATCGAACTCGAGGGCCATGCCCCAATGCCCCTGCGAACCGCGCTTGAGCGGCACCTGGACATCACCCAGGTCAGCCGCCAGCAACTCGAAGTCTTCAGCCAGCACGCCAGCGGCCTGCAACGCCTGCTGCTGCCAGCATGCAAGGACGAACTCAAGGAATGGCTGTGGGGCCGCCAGTTGGCCGACGTGCTGCGCGAGTACCCCCAGGCCATGCCGCTGGGCAACTGGTTGTCGCTGCTGAAACCCTTGCAGCCGCGCCTGTACTCGATCAGCTCCAGCCCCCGGGCTCATCCCGACCAGGTACACCTGACCGTCTCCATCGTGCGCCATGGCCAGCGCAAGGGCGTCTGTTCGAGCTTCCTCGCGGACCGGGCAGCGGCGCTGGAGGTGGGGGTATTTGCGCAGCCATCGAAACATTTCCACCTGCCCGAGGACGACGGGGTGCCTATCGTCATGATCGGCCCCGGTACCGGTATCGCCCCCTTCCGCGCCTTCCTCGAAGAGCGCGAACTACGTGGGGCCCCAGGGCGCAACTGGCTGTTCTTCGGCGAACAGCATGCCGCCTGCGATTTCTACTACCGCGAACAATTGCAGGCCTGGGAGGCTTGCGGACATGTGCGCCTGAGCACGGCGTTCTCCCGTGACCAGGTGGAAAAAGTCTATGTGCAGCATCGCCTGCTGGAACACGGCGCCGAGCTGTGGCAATGGCTGCAAGCGGGTGCCCATGTGTATGTGTGTGGCGATGCCCGGCATATGGCCCGGGATGTGGACACGGCCTTGCGCCAGCTCGTGGCGGAGCACGGCGGCCTGGACGAGACCACAGCTGCGGCGTATGTCGAGGGGTTGGGGCGGGACAAGCGCTACCTGCGAGATGTGTATTGATGCACCACGGTGGTGAGGCTTGCACCTTTGTTGTGCCCCGAACGGCCTCATCGCCGGCAAGCCGGCTCCCACAAGGATACGCCGCAAACGGGCCCGCAGCCCTGTGGGAGCCGGCTTGCCGGCGGTGAGTCCCGTGAAGGCTACCGATGGGTGGCCGCTTGGCACACTCCCTGCTTTTCAACGAAGTACAACAGCCCCTCGATCAACGGCGATCGCCCAGGGGCCTCACACTGATGAGTACAGGCAAAGGCGCCTGGAGCTTCGGCTCCAGGCGCCTTTTTCGTTTTTCCGTGATCGAGGATCGGCTATGCAGGCAACAGCGAACGAAGCACAACGAGCGCGACTGGTCATCGTCGGCAACGGCATGGTCGGCCATCACTGCGTCGAGCAGCTGATCGAACGCGGCGCCAGCGCGCGCTTCGAGCTGCACGTGTTCGCCGAGGAGCGCCAGCGCGCCTACGACCGGGTGCACCTCTCGGAATACTTCACCGGCAGTTGCGCCGAAACCCTGGCCCTGTGCGACCGCGACTACTATGCGAGCAACGGCGTGCACCTGCACCTGGGCGAGGCGGTGCTGGACATCGATCGTGAACGCCAGGAAGTGATCACCGCCGAAGGCCACCTCGGCTATGACCAGTTGATCCTGGCCACCGGCTCCTATCCGTTCGTGCCGCCCATCGAAGGGTCCAGCGGCAATGCGCGCCTGGTCTATCGCACCCTCGAAGACCTCGATGCGATCCGCGCCGCCGCCGGCAGCGCCCGCCGCGGCGTGGTGGTCGGCGGCGGCCTGCTCGGCCTCGAAGCCGCCAACGCCCTCAAGTCGCTAGGCCTGCAAGCGCATGTGGTGGAGTTCGCGCCGCGGCTGATGCCAGTCCAGTTGGATAGCGAGGGCGGCGCGGCGCTCAAGGCGCGCATCGAGGCGCTGGGCGTAGGCGTGCACCTGGCCCGCGCCACCCAGTCGATCAGCACAGGCGAACACTACCGCTACCGCATGAATTTCGAAGGCGGCGAACACCTGGAAACCGACCTGATCGTGTTCTCCGCCGGCATCCGCCCGCAGGATGCCCTGGGCCGAACCTGCGGCCTTACAATCGCCCCCCGCGGCGGCGTGGTGATCGACGGTCAGTGCCGCTCCAGCGACCCGCGCATCTTCGCCATCGGCGAATGCGCTTCGTGGAACGGCAGCGCGTTCGGCCTGGTCGCCCCGGGATACGCCATGGCACGTAACCTGGCAGCCCTGTTGATGGGCGAGTCGGCAAGCGAGTTCAGCGGCGCCGACATGTCGACCAAGCTCAAGCTGCTGGGTGTGGATGTTGGCTCCATCGGCGATGCCCAGGGCGTCACGCCGGGGGCGCGCAGCTATCGCTTCATCGACGAAGCCACGGCCTCCTACCGGCGCCTGGTGGTCGATGCCAGCGGCAAGCGTGTGCTTGGCGCGGTGCTGGTCGGCGACAACAGCTACTACGACACCCTGCTGCAATACGCCCAGAACGGCATCAAGCTACCGGCCGACCCGGCCGCGCTGATTCTGCCCCAGGGCTGCGGCGCGCCGGCGCTGGGCGCCGATGCCTTGCCCGACAGCGCGACCATCTGCTCGTGCCACAACGTCAGCAAGGGCGCGGTGTGCGCCGCCATCGACAGTGGCTGCGGCGACCTCGCCGCCGTCAAGGCATGCACCAAGGCCGCCAGCGGTTGCGGCGGTTGCGCGGCGCTGCTCAAGCACGTGTTCGAGCACGAACTGAGCGCCCGCGGCGTGACCGTCGACAAGAGCCTGTGCGAACACTTCGCCTACACCCGCCAGGAGCTCTACGGGCTGGTGCGGGTTGAAGGCATCCGCACCTTCAACGAGCTGCTCGAACGCCATGGCAAAGGCCAGGTGGGTTGCGCCATCTGCAAGCCGGCGGTGGGCAACATCCTCGCCTCGTGCTGGAACCAGCCGATCATGGACCCGGCGCTGGTACCGCTGCAGGACACCAACGACACCTTCATGGCCAACATGCAGAAGAACGGCACCTACTCGGTGGTGCCGCGCATCCCCGGCGGCGAGATCACCCCGGAAAAACTGATCGTGATCGGCCAGGTGGCAAAGAAGTACGACCTCTATACCAAGATCACCGGCGGCCAGCGCATCGACCTGTTCGGTGCCCAGTTGCACGAACTGCCGCTGATCTGGGGCGAGCTGATCGCCGCCGGCTTCGAGACCGGGCACGCCTACGGCAAGTCGACGCGCACGGTGAAATCCTGCGTCGGCAGCACCTGGTGCCGCTATGGCGTGCAGGACAGCGTGGCCATGGCGCTGCGCCTGGAGGACCGCTACAAGGGCCTGCGCGCGCCGCACAAGCTCAAGTTCGCGGTGTCTGGCTGCACCCGCGAATGCGCCGAGGCGCAAAGCAAGGACATTGGCGTGATCGCCACCGACAAGGGCTGGAACCTCTACGTGTGCGGCAATGGCGGCATGCGCCCACGCCACGCCGAACTGTTCGCCACCGACCTGGACGACGAGACCTTGGTGCGCCTGATCGACCGCGTGCTGATGTTCTACATCCGCACCGCCGACAAACTGCAGCGCACCTCGGTGTGGCGCGAGGGCCTCGAGGGCGGGCTCGACTACCTCAAACAGGTGGTAATCGACGACAGCCTGGGCCTGGCCCGCGAACTCGAGACGCAGATGCAGCAGGTGGTCGACCGTTACGAATGCGAATGGGCCAACGCCTTGGGCGATCCGGAAAAGCTCAAGCGCTTCCGCACCTTCGTCAATGACCAACGCGCCGATCCCGATGTGCACTTCGTGCGCGAGCGTGGCCAACGCCGGCCGGCGGCGCCCCTGCAGTTGATTCCCACCCATGAGGAGGCAATGTGATGAACCTGTCCAACACGGCTGTAGCAAGTGAAACCCGCTGGCAGGCGGTGTGCCAGGCCAGCGACCTGGTCGCCGACTCCGGGGTGGTGGTGTGGCACGAGGGCGAGCAGGTGGCGTTGTTCTACGTGCCGGGACAAGGGCGGGAGCTGTATGCCGTCGGCAACCGCGATCCACGCTCAGGCGCGAACACCATCGGCCGTGGACTGCTGGCCAGCCTGGGAGCAACGGTGGTGGTGGTGGCACCGCTCTACAAGCAGCATTTCTGCCTGCAGGACGGTGCGTGCCTGGAGGATCCGAAACAGCACTTGCCAGTGTGGCCGGTGCGTATCCGTGGGGCGACGGTCGAATTGGGGCTGAGGCTCATATGACACGGCCAGGTACAGCTCGATCACCCGACGTCAGTGAGATCAAGGTACAGCCTCGAATCCGCCCGGGTCAGTTCAGCCGCAAGCCTGCCTTGATGGCTTCCCAATGGGCAAGATCGACCGCTTCCAGCGGTGTTTCCTTGCTATAGCTGACCGCCACGAAACGGGCCTGCCCGCTTGGCGTGTAGGCCAACTGACGCTGATACGAGACCACTTCGCCGCGCTTGAACTGCAG includes:
- the nirD gene encoding nitrite reductase small subunit NirD gives rise to the protein MNLSNTAVASETRWQAVCQASDLVADSGVVVWHEGEQVALFYVPGQGRELYAVGNRDPRSGANTIGRGLLASLGATVVVVAPLYKQHFCLQDGACLEDPKQHLPVWPVRIRGATVELGLRLI
- the nirB gene encoding nitrite reductase large subunit NirB, translating into MQATANEAQRARLVIVGNGMVGHHCVEQLIERGASARFELHVFAEERQRAYDRVHLSEYFTGSCAETLALCDRDYYASNGVHLHLGEAVLDIDRERQEVITAEGHLGYDQLILATGSYPFVPPIEGSSGNARLVYRTLEDLDAIRAAAGSARRGVVVGGGLLGLEAANALKSLGLQAHVVEFAPRLMPVQLDSEGGAALKARIEALGVGVHLARATQSISTGEHYRYRMNFEGGEHLETDLIVFSAGIRPQDALGRTCGLTIAPRGGVVIDGQCRSSDPRIFAIGECASWNGSAFGLVAPGYAMARNLAALLMGESASEFSGADMSTKLKLLGVDVGSIGDAQGVTPGARSYRFIDEATASYRRLVVDASGKRVLGAVLVGDNSYYDTLLQYAQNGIKLPADPAALILPQGCGAPALGADALPDSATICSCHNVSKGAVCAAIDSGCGDLAAVKACTKAASGCGGCAALLKHVFEHELSARGVTVDKSLCEHFAYTRQELYGLVRVEGIRTFNELLERHGKGQVGCAICKPAVGNILASCWNQPIMDPALVPLQDTNDTFMANMQKNGTYSVVPRIPGGEITPEKLIVIGQVAKKYDLYTKITGGQRIDLFGAQLHELPLIWGELIAAGFETGHAYGKSTRTVKSCVGSTWCRYGVQDSVAMALRLEDRYKGLRAPHKLKFAVSGCTRECAEAQSKDIGVIATDKGWNLYVCGNGGMRPRHAELFATDLDDETLVRLIDRVLMFYIRTADKLQRTSVWREGLEGGLDYLKQVVIDDSLGLARELETQMQQVVDRYECEWANALGDPEKLKRFRTFVNDQRADPDVHFVRERGQRRPAAPLQLIPTHEEAM